In Pseudomonas fluorescens, the following are encoded in one genomic region:
- a CDS encoding chemotaxis protein CheW has protein sequence MSEITAKRSVVTQALHALFLVFRIGNERYALKAIEVAEVLPRLPLKPIAHAPAWVAGVFAYRGTVVPVIDLSALTFGTPAQARTSTRLVLVNYHPDESAESQLLGLILEQATDTLRCDPADFQPYGLDNRQTPYLGPVRKDEQGLLQWVRVGDLLDDQVRALLFPSPPMDPALLQERP, from the coding sequence ATGAGCGAAATCACGGCCAAACGCTCTGTCGTGACGCAGGCGCTACATGCATTGTTTCTGGTGTTTCGCATCGGCAACGAGCGCTATGCCTTGAAGGCTATCGAAGTGGCTGAAGTGTTGCCGCGCCTGCCCTTGAAGCCCATTGCCCATGCCCCCGCCTGGGTCGCCGGGGTGTTCGCCTATCGGGGCACCGTGGTGCCGGTGATCGACTTGAGCGCACTGACCTTTGGTACGCCTGCACAGGCCCGTACCAGCACGCGACTGGTGCTGGTCAACTATCACCCGGATGAATCCGCCGAGTCGCAGCTGCTCGGGCTGATTCTGGAACAGGCGACTGACACCTTGCGCTGCGATCCGGCGGATTTTCAGCCCTACGGCCTGGACAATCGCCAGACGCCTTACCTCGGGCCGGTGCGCAAGGACGAGCAGGGTTTACTGCAATGGGTACGCGTCGGCGATCTGCTGGACGATCAGGTGCGCGCATTGTTGTTCCCCTCGCCGCCAATGGATCCGGCGCTGCTGCAGGAGCGGCCATGA